The genome window ATGTTATCTCCAGCAATATTATTTTTTATACTAGGGGTCATTGCAGTCTCCGTAAAATCAGATTTGGAAATACCGGATTCTATTGGTTCAATTATAACGTTATATGTTTTAATAACTATTGGACTAAAGGGGGGCATTTCAGTTAGTAAAACTGGCGTTCAGGGATTATTAATATACGCTTTACTAGCGGTCATTATTGGCATTATCATTACTACCCTAGTATATATTATAATGTCTAAACTTGGATTTGATTCGTCTAACGCCGGATCGATAGCAGGACATTATGGGGCATGTAGTAGTGTCACTCTTACATCGACTTTAGTTTTTCTGCAACAAATAGGAGCTGATTTTGAGGAGTTTGTCCCTGCTTTATATCCGTTCATGGATACCGCAGCATTGATTACTGCTATTATTCTAGGTTATGCAGGCTTAAAGAAGCGATCTGCAGAAACAGATAAAAGTGAATATCGCATAAAAGACATACTACGTATTTCTTTAACAGCTAAATCGACATTATTAATATTTGGTGGTTTTCTAATTGGACTTATCTCAGGTGTTGAAGGTACAAGAAGTCTTATGCCATTTTATGATAAT of Methanofastidiosum sp. contains these proteins:
- a CDS encoding sodium-dependent bicarbonate transport family permease — translated: MSSLEIASSNMLSPAILFFILGVIAVSVKSDLEIPDSIGSIITLYVLITIGLKGGISVSKTGVQGLLIYALLAVIIGIIITTLVYIIMSKLGFDSSNAGSIAGHYGACSSVTLTSTLVFLQQIGADFEEFVPALYPFMDTAALITAIILGYAGLKKRSAETDKSEYRIKDILRISLTAKSTLLIFGGFLIGLISGVEGTRSLMPFYDNIFKGVFTIFMLDIGLLAGSRLYELKNVRPIAFLLAIILPLIHATIAIILATVFGLSPGGATILAALASGASYITAPAVMRDTFPEANPSLGLAIALGIVFPFNIILGIPLYYHLATMISQFIN